A single Lactuca sativa cultivar Salinas chromosome 8, Lsat_Salinas_v11, whole genome shotgun sequence DNA region contains:
- the LOC111890407 gene encoding uncharacterized protein LOC111890407 has protein sequence MGPFPMSKGNKYILVAVDYVSKWAEAQALPTNDSRVVVRFLKKLFSRFGVPKALISDRGTHFANDQLDKVLRKYGVTHKFSTFYHPQTSGQTEVTNRALKRILEKSVGSNHKEWSDKLDDALWAFRTAFKTPIGTTPYRLVYGKQCHLPVEIEHKAFWALRMCKFNMEELKSNRLMQMNALEELRNDPYSSSLIYKEKTKMWHEKRC, from the coding sequence atgggaccatttcccatgTCTAAAGGCAACAAATACATATTGGTGGCGGTGGATTATGTATCCAAATGGGCGGAGGCACAAGCGTTACCAACTAATGACAGTCGGGTAGTGGTGCGGTTTTTAAAGAAGTTATTTTCACGATTTGGAGTCCCGAAAGCTCTTATAAGTGACCGAGGCACacattttgccaatgatcaaCTAGATAAGGTGCtaaggaaatatggggtaaccCATAAATTTTCTACAttctaccatccacaaactagtggACAAACCGAAGTGACAAATCGAGCTTTAAAGCGAATATTGGAGAAATCGGTGGGGAGTAATCACAAAGAATGGTCGGATAAGCTAGACGATGCACTTTGGGCCTTCCGTACAGCTTTCAAAACgcctattggtactacaccatataggttagtttatggaaagcaatgccATTTGCCGGTGGAGATAGAGCATAAAGCGTTTTGGGCTTTAAGGATGTGCAAGTTCAACATGGAGGAACTTAAGAGCAACCggttaatgcaaatgaatgctcttgagGAGCTTAGAAATGATCCATACTCTAGTTCGTTGATCTATAAAGAGAAGACCAAGATGTGGCATGAGAAGAGGTGCTAA